The following are encoded in a window of Paraburkholderia sp. HP33-1 genomic DNA:
- a CDS encoding cell division protein ZapA, giving the protein MTTKQIEVSILDVPYRLACSPETEGALLEAVARVDAEMKKIRSGSNMRGTDRIAVMAALSLASELLKLQSSVRHGEAFPAEEIRRTMQQMNEQLGTVIQQYSLQ; this is encoded by the coding sequence ATGACCACCAAGCAGATCGAAGTATCGATTCTCGACGTACCTTATCGTCTCGCCTGCTCGCCGGAAACGGAAGGCGCGCTGCTCGAAGCGGTCGCGCGCGTCGACGCCGAGATGAAGAAGATCCGCAGCGGCAGCAACATGCGCGGCACGGATCGCATTGCCGTGATGGCTGCACTGTCACTGGCATCGGAACTGCTTAAGCTGCAAAGCAGCGTGCGACACGGAGAAGCATTTCCCGCTGAAGAAATCCGGCGTACAATGCAGCAAATGAACGAACAGCTAGGTACTGTGATTCAACAGTACAGCTTGCAGTAA
- a CDS encoding ATPase, with the protein MLTELESLSQNIGKLIAISQRHHEARLALEEQLAQTRAEVEATHAELAQLREERNALQAERDALSAKIDDAQVRLNAILEKLPRARASSEPDNQLDLLESAQPEHEEAESDVSRHGENA; encoded by the coding sequence ATGCTCACCGAACTCGAATCACTCTCCCAGAATATCGGCAAGCTGATTGCGATCAGCCAGCGCCACCACGAAGCGCGGCTCGCGCTCGAAGAGCAACTCGCGCAAACGCGTGCCGAAGTAGAAGCAACGCACGCGGAGCTCGCGCAATTGCGCGAAGAGCGCAATGCACTGCAGGCGGAACGCGACGCTCTGTCCGCCAAGATCGACGACGCTCAGGTGCGCCTGAATGCGATTCTCGAGAAATTGCCGCGCGCACGCGCGAGCAGCGAACCGGATAACCAGCTCGATCTGCTCGAGTCCGCCCAGCCCGAACACGAGGAAGCGGAAAGCGACGTAAGCCGCCACGGAGAAAACGCATGA